aaaataaatatgcaacatACCTGGAGGGTGTAATAGGCGTAAGGTCTTTGCCCATGGTTTGGATCACCCTCTGGCCCCATAACCAAAGACCTGTGCAGATGCCCACTCCCCCATACAGAAGCAACCAGATGGGTGTGGGTGCACTGGACACCACAGAGCCACTCTCATACAAAAGCCAGAGAGCCACCAGTGGGCCGATTGCAttgctaataataaaaatagctcAGGTAAATTCTCTGAAGGAACAGGATGTGCATAAATCCCTCACAAgaagaaaaacctacaactTGCCTACCTGACATCATTCCCTCCATGAGCAAAGGAGCCGAAGCATGCTGTGAGTATCTGTAGGAACTGGAAAAGCATGGAAACAGCTGGTTGGTCAACCTCCAGCACATCCTCCTCCAGCGCCAGGTCCCTGTTAGCTTCCAGACTCACTGTACAGTCCTGGACTGCACTCCCATTGGTCACTGCTGAGCCAGAGCTGCTACAACTGTCCACCCTGAATCTACTCTGCTGGCCAACATCTGCATCTTTGTATTTTGGATCTCCATGGATGCCATAAATGGCCATGGTGTAGGAGGTGTAGCTATTGTTCCTCCGCATGGGCCGCTCTTCTGTGTCACTGTCACCAATGCAGTCACCGACCTTGGCCATGTGGAGCTTGTGTAGTAGGTCTTTGTAAAGGCCAGAATCTTTGTGGATCGTGTGGGACCGTCCACTGTGAGGATCAGTGATTACCATGGGGCCGACAGTGCTGCTCAGAcctatgaaaataaatgtttactgtaGTTGAAAACAGGAATTTCTTATTATTCTATCTCCCGCATGAACCACTGAGGTCAAATTTTGTGAGACCTGCAAAGTCAGATAAAGCAGAAATTAAGTCATTCATTTCTCACCACTGCTGATGTCCATGTCTTTGGTTTCCACATCACTGTGGTCCAAATCAGTCTCTTCTGAGCCTCCAAGTTTGAAAGCCACCTTGTGATTACCTGCTGGGGGGGTCTTGGATTGAGGGTCACAAGGTTTCGAGGGCTGCTCTGCCAGTGCAGGATATCTGGAGTTCTTTTCCATTAGCGGAGTTTCacagagagcagcagctgtTTCTCCTGAAGCATATTACAATATTCAACTGTCAGTCACATTGTTTTCTAGGCAAGGCATCAACAAGCGTGTTTGTGCAAGACAAAGTAGTCTATGCTACTAACCATATAAATCTTCAGACAATAGAATTTTGTCTGCAGTTCTAGCCGGATAACAATGTTTTTCACTATGAGCAATAATGATAATGCTTTTATGGATTTGTGAATGGACAGTGTAAGCTCCACTCAcgtttgattttctttttgaggCGTGGACAGACAACGAACCAAACGATCAAAGCTGTGATGAAGCCAAAGCTGAGCGTAATGCCCAGTGTGCCCCACCATGGCACTCTGTCAAAACCCAGCACTGTGCAAAAAGAGGCATGGACATAAGAGAAAACTCTCAGCTAAGGAGAACCAAACAACTttaactgctttttaaaaatttgatcACAACTTATATGAGTCTCTTCAACCCCATAAACTTTTAATTAGAAACATATGCATTACTACGCACTGCCTAAGAAAAGCACGATCATTCTTCTGAGGTagctacacttttttttatctaatgACCTGTCATGTAATTTGTTCAAAACTGTACAAAATGTCTCAGCAACCCACTCCAGTGTATTAGTATGTTATTACAGACAACAGTATCAGAAAGAGTACACACTGCTCCAATCAGATAGCGTGAAAAAGACCCGGCGTGCAGCACAGAGATAAAGTAGTGTACACTCTGTTAAGAATTCTtctagttaatttttttttttttcatgcttccTAGAAAGACAAAACCGGTGCTCCTGTACCTGCTAGAAATAAACGGTTTAATGCAGGTTAGTGAGAGAAGGCTGAAATGTTCCCTTACAGAAAAAACTTACCTGACTGCATTTGAGGCCGAACAAACTAAAAGTCTGTGGATGTGAAGCCATAGCCACAAACCTTAATGtataaactgttttctttttgtttttttgtttttttttaatgaagataATAGCcaaataagatttttttgtgtcaagtaataaaatgttgggACTGGAACATGTGTTGACTATGAGAAGTGCACTCTGCTGTATGACGCTGTAATTTTGCATAGCAGGAGTTATGGTGTGTTATTGACCAGCACACACCGGCCTACAGCCTTCAGTGAAGGGCCCAGGCCAGCTGACCTCTTGATAAGTTCAATcctgcaaatgaaacaaaaagcaatggAAATTTTCCACTTATTAGTTGTATCTTTTTCAGATTCTGActtggtttgttttaatttattcttgtTGTGTTTGCTGGTTTTAATCCGATTTTCAATTTGTATTTGGCCCTTTGGTTTTTGGTTAAGATCACCAGACAAAAATACCATTAATGTGTTGTCCAAGATAACTGCAAATTAGCTGatgtgtttaattatttaaaaatagtcAATAATTATTGACACTGACTTTTGTCCTATAGGAAGACGTTCATCAGCTCTCTTTTGTGTCTCCTCTGACACATTTATTCAGACCTCATCTTGCTCCAACAATTTCAACAGCGGCTGTGTTAGTGCACTGTGGTAAGTGATTATCAAAAAAAAGCATTGTGGTAGTGTGGGGACATTGTACTCACATGGTGCTCCTGTAAACATGATGGAGAAAAGGTTGATGCCCATAGTGATAGCGTAGAAAATCGGGAGAGCTCTAAGACCATTTGGTACAGGGTCAGCCTGTGGAAATTCGTGTGTGAGTGCTCACCAAGACTTATGTGGCCATGTGTCACATCTACgtaaatactgtactttaagGTGCACAGGTGGATTATGTTAAAACCAAAAAGGTACCGGTATGATTTTACATAAAGAAAGCACAAtatgtccccccccccctttttttttctgaatcatCTCACAACACTTGAAGTTtatcttttgtgtctttgaggGGCCCAACCCTACATTTTCTACTTTATAGATAGTACTTTATATATATTGCCTTTACTACTATAGTACTACAGAAAtataatactgtttttttttatttgtttgattgttttttcgtcctttcggcttatcctgtgagttcagggtcgccacaggggatcattcatcagcatgttgatttggcacagttttt
This window of the Channa argus isolate prfri chromosome 11, Channa argus male v1.0, whole genome shotgun sequence genome carries:
- the slc20a1a gene encoding sodium-dependent phosphate transporter 1-A, translating into MDTTTLATLATATIVALASHSDMSGYLWLLVLGFIIAFILAFSVGANDVANSFGTAVGSRVVTLRQACILATIFETVGSVLLGAKVSETIRQGIIDVQMYNGSEHVLMAGSISAMCGSAVWQLVASFLKLPISGTHCIVGATIGFSIVARGHQGVKWMELLRIVASWFLSPVLSGIMSGVLFYFVRKFILSKADPVPNGLRALPIFYAITMGINLFSIMFTGAPLLGFDRVPWWGTLGITLSFGFITALIVWFVVCPRLKKKIKRETAAALCETPLMEKNSRYPALAEQPSKPCDPQSKTPPAGNHKVAFKLGGSEETDLDHSDVETKDMDISSGLSSTVGPMVITDPHSGRSHTIHKDSGLYKDLLHKLHMAKVGDCIGDSDTEERPMRRNNSYTSYTMAIYGIHGDPKYKDADVGQQSRFRVDSCSSSGSAVTNGSAVQDCTVSLEANRDLALEEDVLEVDQPAVSMLFQFLQILTACFGSFAHGGNDVSNAIGPLVALWLLYESGSVVSSAPTPIWLLLYGGVGICTGLWLWGQRVIQTMGKDLTPITPSSGFSIELASAITVVVASNIGLPVSTTHCKVGSVVAVGWLRSRKSVDWHLFRNIFIAWFVTVPVSGLISAAIMALFIYVIL